From Rutidosis leptorrhynchoides isolate AG116_Rl617_1_P2 chromosome 3, CSIRO_AGI_Rlap_v1, whole genome shotgun sequence, a single genomic window includes:
- the LOC139898258 gene encoding uncharacterized protein → MSALEERMDRRYSEFRGSSEMERCLKGLMRTKPPMYDGKQDPLVSTTWISDVEGCFRTIECPPEKRTRLDTSLLRGRAKDWLDGKIDLVGGEPFMALSWDEFKKEFFEEFRTSADLSEMRNELRNLQQGSMDLNTLKTTFMSKAHFCPEYIWNDRMLMEDFYRTLNYELQGKISVGQVNSFAELFNMARGFESYSRSKIGEPSSKRRVDLYGAPSKKTKDASASMGNVEKGSASSRAPRCFNCGVRGHKLWECTMPISDDGMCYYCHKEGHRKPDCPELAAANAARRR, encoded by the coding sequence atgagtgcgttggaagaaagaatggataggaggtattccgaatttcggggtagtagtgaaatggagcgttgtcttaagggcttgatgaggactaaacctccgatgtacgatgggaaacaggatcctttggtaagcacaacttggatctcggatgtcgaaggatgttttcgcacgattgaatgccctcccgagaagaggacaagactcgataCTAGcttattgcggggtagggcaaaggattggttggatggtaagattgatcttgtcggtggtgaaccatttatggcgttatcgtgggacgagtttaagaaggaattcttcgaggagttccggacttcagccgatttgtcggaaatgcgtaatgagttgcgaaatttgcaacaaggatcgatggacttgaatactctaaagacgacctttatgtcgaaggctcatttttgcccggagtatatttggaatgatcggatgttgatggaagatttctatcggactttgaattatgagttgcagggcaaaattagcgttggccaagttaactcgtttgcagagttattcaacatggctaggggttttgagtcgtattcgcgatcgaagattggtgaaccttcaagtaagagaagggttgatttgtatggtgctccaagtaagaaaactaaggacgcgagtgcgagtatgggtaatgtggagaaaggttcGGCGAGTTCTCGTGcccctagatgtttcaattgtggtgttaggggccacaagttatgggaatgcacaatgccgataagtgatgacgggatgtgctactattgtcataaggagggacatcgcaagccggattgtcctgagttggcggcggcgaatgcagcaaggagacgttga